In Bacteriovorax stolpii, a single genomic region encodes these proteins:
- a CDS encoding 23S rRNA (pseudouridine(1915)-N(3))-methyltransferase RlmH — translation MKDLHLIVVGKLNDKNIEELERDYFKRITAPKLFIHEVKAHSEDLVKEAREVMSKIDDIAKNENPYIVLLMEKGKQFTSVDFSKWLSGVYERQSMVFVIGGASGHGEAVIKRAHFKLSLSELTYPHKLARLLFVEQIYRAQTIVAGHPYNK, via the coding sequence ATGAAAGATCTTCACCTTATTGTTGTCGGAAAACTAAACGATAAAAATATTGAAGAACTTGAACGCGATTACTTCAAGAGAATCACAGCTCCTAAACTCTTCATCCATGAAGTTAAGGCCCATTCAGAAGACCTCGTTAAAGAGGCCCGCGAAGTCATGTCTAAAATTGATGATATCGCTAAAAACGAAAATCCCTACATCGTCCTCTTGATGGAAAAAGGCAAACAGTTTACGAGTGTGGATTTTTCTAAATGGCTATCGGGAGTTTATGAAAGGCAGAGCATGGTCTTTGTAATCGGGGGAGCTTCAGGTCACGGGGAAGCAGTCATTAAAAGGGCCCATTTTAAGCTGTCTCTTTCTGAACTCACTTACCCGCATAAATTGGCAAGGCTACTTTTCGTCGAACAGATTTACCGCGCTCAAACGATCGTAGCGGGCCATCCTTATAACAAGTAA
- a CDS encoding heavy metal translocating P-type ATPase — MSSNNLKFKIEGMTCAACSGIIEKETRLLKGVESAEVNFATESAEFKTGEGFDLETFHALLKKLGYRAIDPNAKSEQNNDTIFNSDFIKAAIAIVLASITMFFAMVVPNNTIQAILTTILLFGFGWPYVKAVIGFHSNMNTLIGLGVLSSYLYSIYLIFASPHAHPYFEGGAFIIAFSLVGHYLDGLAKTKARNNLSSLYKMQIKFASLVVDGKEINTPVVDLKVGDVIRLRPGEKFPLDGEIIVGETHADESMLTGESQAIAKSVGSKVFAGSMNLEGSVTIKITATLHSTFISEIVHFVEKAQLKKAPIQQYADKIVKIFVPIILLIAALTFVVWYLMTKDLGFSLTHMIAVLVIACPCALGLAVPMAIMLSTSEAAKNGLLISGGDIVEKGSHIDTIVFDKTGTLTEGRPELTEIVVFDTAYTEEALLKMAASSLQYSTHPLSQSVAHAAVKKDVKLADPDKFKSLTGLGIVAELNSKKLALGNADLLKQEGVEGAIPESFYKAHVGSYVFLSIDQKLAAAFVITDPIKNEARTLISNLHSLGINVWMLTGDHQGVAYKIGSELGITPEFIRAGVKPVGKADFVSELQTKGHKVAMIGDGINDAPALAKADLSIAMSNGSDVALEASEVSLLDGKILLVGDFFARSKRTMRIIKENLLLSSLYNILCIPLAAGVFYPWTKMSLTPMWASLAMGLSSFSVIINSFRVKKL; from the coding sequence TTGAGCTCGAATAATTTAAAATTTAAAATCGAAGGTATGACCTGTGCTGCTTGCTCAGGCATCATCGAAAAAGAAACAAGACTTTTAAAAGGCGTCGAGTCTGCTGAAGTTAACTTCGCTACAGAGTCTGCTGAGTTTAAAACGGGTGAAGGTTTTGATCTTGAAACTTTCCATGCTCTTTTAAAGAAGCTAGGTTACCGTGCGATTGATCCAAACGCAAAAAGCGAACAAAATAACGATACGATTTTTAACAGCGACTTTATCAAAGCCGCTATTGCGATTGTACTTGCTTCTATCACGATGTTTTTTGCCATGGTTGTTCCCAACAACACCATTCAAGCAATCTTAACGACGATTCTGCTTTTTGGATTTGGCTGGCCTTACGTCAAGGCTGTCATTGGTTTTCATTCCAATATGAACACGTTGATTGGTTTGGGTGTTTTAAGCTCATACCTCTACAGTATCTATCTTATTTTTGCCTCACCTCACGCTCACCCTTATTTTGAAGGTGGAGCTTTTATTATCGCCTTTTCTCTTGTCGGTCACTACTTAGATGGGCTGGCCAAAACAAAAGCGAGAAACAACTTAAGCTCACTGTATAAAATGCAAATTAAGTTTGCTTCCCTGGTTGTTGATGGAAAAGAAATCAACACGCCAGTAGTTGATTTAAAAGTTGGTGACGTAATTCGCCTTCGCCCAGGAGAGAAGTTTCCTCTTGATGGCGAGATCATTGTTGGTGAAACTCACGCTGATGAATCTATGCTTACTGGTGAATCACAGGCGATTGCTAAATCAGTTGGTTCAAAAGTTTTTGCCGGAAGTATGAACCTTGAAGGGTCTGTGACTATTAAAATCACAGCGACACTTCACAGTACTTTTATTTCTGAAATCGTTCACTTCGTTGAAAAAGCTCAGCTTAAAAAAGCTCCTATTCAGCAATATGCTGACAAGATCGTTAAGATCTTCGTTCCAATTATTCTTCTGATTGCCGCTTTGACTTTTGTCGTGTGGTACTTGATGACGAAGGATTTAGGATTCTCTTTAACTCATATGATTGCTGTTTTAGTTATCGCCTGCCCTTGCGCGCTTGGGCTAGCTGTCCCAATGGCCATTATGCTTTCAACCAGTGAAGCGGCCAAAAATGGACTTTTAATTAGTGGTGGAGACATCGTTGAGAAAGGGTCTCATATTGATACGATTGTTTTTGATAAAACGGGAACACTCACAGAAGGTCGTCCAGAATTAACAGAAATTGTAGTCTTCGATACGGCCTACACAGAAGAAGCGCTACTAAAAATGGCCGCCTCTTCACTTCAGTATTCAACTCACCCACTTTCACAATCAGTGGCACACGCTGCTGTTAAAAAAGATGTTAAGCTTGCTGATCCTGATAAGTTTAAAAGTTTAACAGGACTTGGTATTGTAGCGGAATTAAACAGCAAGAAACTCGCTCTGGGAAATGCTGATCTTTTAAAACAAGAAGGTGTTGAAGGTGCAATTCCTGAAAGCTTTTATAAGGCCCACGTAGGAAGTTATGTTTTTCTTTCTATTGATCAAAAACTGGCTGCAGCTTTTGTCATCACTGATCCAATTAAAAATGAAGCGCGCACTCTTATTTCTAACCTTCATTCATTAGGCATTAATGTCTGGATGTTAACAGGCGATCACCAGGGTGTTGCTTATAAAATCGGAAGTGAATTGGGAATTACTCCTGAATTTATCCGCGCAGGAGTTAAGCCTGTAGGGAAAGCTGACTTTGTCTCTGAGCTACAAACAAAAGGTCACAAAGTGGCGATGATTGGAGACGGAATTAACGATGCTCCAGCATTAGCGAAGGCCGATCTTTCAATTGCAATGAGCAATGGCTCTGACGTGGCCCTGGAAGCTTCTGAAGTGTCTTTACTCGATGGGAAGATTCTTTTAGTTGGGGATTTTTTCGCCCGCTCAAAACGTACAATGAGAATCATTAAAGAGAATTTACTGCTCTCTTCGCTTTATAACATTCTCTGCATCCCACTCGCGGCAGGTGTGTTTTATCCGTGGACAAAGATGTCTCTCACTCCAATGTGGGCGAGTCTGGCCATGGGGCTTTCTAGTTTTTCGGTGATTATCAACTCGTTCAGAGTGAAAAAACTCTAA
- a CDS encoding MFS transporter, with product MKIIWPLILISYASLFVFGISDNIRGPLFPEILKDFNVSDSMGSLMFALSSISGFFASHLTRHLLRRYDRKSILQVGCLGLTFALLGMALAPSFQIFLALSVIFGMCSGILGLIPNVLVPLGASTEKKQQLLSGLHAMYGIASLLAPMLVAAVGFFTKNWRITFALTSMTPLILYFYSLHKSHHPHHEKPKLTAEEHKANRQKNFRPQIFLAFMVSFAVAAEVMMSSRLALYMRRVWNYDLEMSSLYVTYFFVALLLGRLLFTGVKFNRSIPFQLSACLLITAMCISLGLFVHPLFLTVAGMSIAPFYPLAIAMISSEFPHDLDTAVSYMMATDSMMLAIMHVTVGKLSDEYGIHHAMYSEAFFLTVSFVLVNTYHFFFKRNAQNH from the coding sequence ATGAAAATTATCTGGCCCCTTATTCTGATTTCCTATGCCAGCCTTTTTGTTTTTGGAATTAGTGACAATATTCGCGGTCCTCTCTTTCCTGAAATCCTAAAAGACTTCAATGTCAGCGACTCAATGGGATCATTGATGTTTGCCCTCAGTTCAATTTCAGGTTTTTTTGCCAGTCACTTAACCAGACATCTTCTAAGACGTTATGATAGAAAATCTATTTTGCAGGTCGGATGCCTAGGTTTAACTTTTGCTCTTTTAGGTATGGCGCTTGCGCCAAGCTTTCAAATCTTTCTGGCATTGAGTGTGATCTTCGGGATGTGCTCTGGAATTCTTGGACTCATTCCCAATGTACTAGTTCCTTTAGGAGCTTCAACTGAAAAAAAGCAACAGCTGTTATCTGGTCTGCATGCGATGTATGGTATTGCCAGCTTGCTGGCGCCGATGCTCGTTGCAGCCGTTGGATTTTTCACCAAAAACTGGAGAATCACTTTCGCCCTAACCTCGATGACTCCACTAATTCTTTATTTTTATTCTCTTCACAAAAGCCATCATCCACATCACGAAAAACCCAAACTGACGGCAGAAGAACATAAGGCAAACAGGCAAAAAAATTTCAGGCCACAAATCTTTTTGGCGTTCATGGTGAGTTTTGCTGTTGCCGCTGAAGTCATGATGTCTTCACGCCTCGCTCTGTATATGAGACGTGTATGGAATTACGACCTGGAGATGTCGAGTCTCTATGTTACATATTTCTTTGTTGCTCTTCTTCTAGGACGCTTGCTTTTTACCGGTGTAAAGTTTAATCGCTCTATCCCTTTTCAGCTCTCGGCCTGCTTATTAATAACGGCCATGTGCATTTCTCTTGGTCTTTTTGTTCATCCCCTCTTTTTAACCGTAGCTGGAATGAGTATTGCTCCTTTTTACCCCCTGGCCATCGCCATGATTTCTTCAGAGTTTCCTCATGACCTGGACACCGCCGTGTCTTATATGATGGCAACAGACTCTATGATGCTGGCAATTATGCATGTGACGGTGGGAAAACTCAGTGATGAGTACGGAATTCACCATGCCATGTACTCTGAAGCCTTCTTTCTTACGGTTTCATTCGTTCTGGTGAACACCTATCATTTCTTTTTCAAAAGAAATGCGCAAAATCACTAA
- a CDS encoding heavy-metal-associated domain-containing protein: MTVNKSVNFKVNGMHCGGCANKIKNSVAGLNIEHDLNVDVPTGKVNIKYNSEETSIATLKDSIAKAGFQVESVELE; this comes from the coding sequence GTGACAGTCAATAAATCAGTAAATTTCAAAGTTAATGGTATGCACTGTGGTGGATGCGCGAATAAAATTAAAAACAGCGTAGCTGGTCTCAATATTGAGCACGATCTAAACGTTGATGTGCCAACTGGAAAGGTCAACATTAAGTACAACTCTGAAGAAACTTCAATTGCCACACTAAAAGATAGCATTGCGAAAGCGGGCTTCCAGGTGGAATCAGTTGAGCTCGAATAA
- a CDS encoding phospholipase D-like domain-containing protein: MISLVNRHILFLITWMLIASCSSHQLELSTREPAGENSCADLMSTLIQKNTALDISPKEAPILPEPLVDVPLTRIINKRKSLKEKYIKITESIRDFQIGKDVPVNGKTKLLLDAREGYLAKIMMIRNAKKTIDLSYYIFKDDDTGKAILHELRLAIKRGVKVRILVDSSGSIAKAPFYDDIKALIALSGRAILDEYGNPTGEYAHAEAMLFNPVFNIRAHIANWAKTIHNLFVSDNEKIPLATFTINRRSHDKILLIDAHSETDSMAIIGGRNIADRYYSVNSGEENPILDAEILIKGLATKDENGNIQNSLEDHYNKIYYYLANKNFENFLFKTNRAQVKKEFKEMRVSAKNLFDEDGPLHEQLKQMEEDKFLETDFEDGLISIINEIQNLSRTKIFLAPQGAHNKKNGNSLVAKLHAEIAKAEDTVDIVSPYFWIPDEEIEFLIDWAKKHPHRKVRIFSNSITTTDNIIAQSMVDATFQETIIKRIKGTPYEKQFEIYSYGRIDDEILGGNKRYGFLHAKLVITDNKVVTVSTSNLDPISRHLNSEVGTTIENLPKNSKNLQKLVKYIDDLEKNSTLWGSAEWEEIRRHPNNRIMTILQAFVTKIIYALNLVPII, translated from the coding sequence GTGATAAGTTTAGTAAATAGGCACATTCTGTTTCTCATCACATGGATGTTGATTGCTTCATGCAGTTCGCACCAGCTAGAGCTCAGTACGCGTGAACCTGCCGGCGAAAACAGCTGTGCAGACTTAATGTCCACACTCATTCAAAAAAATACTGCTTTAGACATCTCGCCTAAAGAAGCCCCGATTCTTCCTGAGCCTCTTGTCGATGTTCCTCTCACTCGGATTATTAACAAGAGAAAAAGTCTCAAAGAAAAATATATCAAGATTACTGAATCTATTCGCGACTTCCAAATTGGCAAAGACGTGCCAGTCAATGGAAAGACAAAACTTTTACTAGATGCTCGTGAAGGTTATCTGGCAAAAATCATGATGATTAGGAATGCTAAAAAAACCATCGACTTGAGTTATTACATCTTTAAAGACGATGATACAGGTAAGGCCATTTTACACGAATTAAGACTGGCCATAAAACGCGGTGTAAAAGTACGCATTCTCGTTGACTCCTCAGGATCAATCGCCAAAGCTCCATTTTACGATGACATCAAAGCCCTCATCGCCTTAAGCGGAAGAGCTATTCTTGATGAATATGGCAATCCGACTGGTGAATACGCTCACGCTGAAGCTATGCTTTTTAATCCCGTTTTTAACATACGCGCCCATATCGCTAACTGGGCAAAAACGATTCATAATTTATTTGTCAGCGACAATGAAAAAATCCCTCTTGCCACATTTACCATTAACCGCAGAAGTCATGACAAAATACTTCTGATCGACGCTCACTCTGAAACGGATTCAATGGCCATCATAGGTGGAAGAAACATCGCCGACAGGTACTACTCAGTCAATTCAGGTGAAGAAAATCCAATTTTGGATGCGGAAATTCTTATCAAAGGTCTTGCGACAAAAGATGAAAACGGAAATATTCAAAACTCCCTGGAAGACCACTATAATAAAATTTATTATTATCTCGCCAACAAAAACTTTGAAAATTTCCTTTTCAAAACCAATCGTGCTCAAGTGAAAAAAGAATTCAAAGAAATGCGCGTTAGTGCAAAAAATCTTTTTGATGAAGATGGTCCCTTACATGAACAACTCAAACAAATGGAAGAAGATAAATTTCTTGAAACGGATTTTGAAGACGGATTAATTTCGATCATTAATGAAATCCAAAACCTCAGCCGCACTAAAATTTTTCTGGCACCGCAAGGAGCTCACAATAAGAAAAATGGAAACTCTCTAGTGGCTAAACTTCATGCGGAAATCGCCAAAGCTGAAGATACGGTTGATATCGTCTCGCCTTATTTCTGGATCCCCGATGAGGAGATTGAATTTCTCATTGATTGGGCAAAGAAGCATCCACATCGAAAAGTGCGAATCTTTTCTAACTCGATAACAACCACAGATAATATTATTGCCCAGTCAATGGTGGATGCGACTTTTCAAGAGACAATTATTAAACGCATCAAGGGCACTCCCTATGAAAAACAATTTGAGATCTACTCTTATGGAAGAATTGATGATGAAATCCTGGGGGGCAATAAGCGGTATGGATTTCTCCATGCAAAACTAGTCATTACCGACAATAAGGTTGTTACCGTCTCAACCTCTAATTTAGACCCAATTTCGAGGCACTTGAATTCAGAAGTTGGAACAACCATTGAAAACCTCCCTAAGAACTCTAAGAACTTGCAGAAGTTGGTAAAATACATTGATGATTTGGAGAAAAACTCTACACTATGGGGAAGTGCTGAATGGGAAGAAATACGCAGGCATCCTAACAATAGGATTATGACGATTTTACAAGCCTTTGTGACTAAAATCATTTATGCATTAAACTTAGTTCCTATTATCTAA
- a CDS encoding DUF4178 domain-containing protein, whose amino-acid sequence MKEIYTCPSCGADIDFKCYFSMCNTCSSCKSVVVKHGVNLETYGKTSEFPPDLSPLQIGTTGIYKNDHFEIIGRQRVHYDRGFWDEWFVAFENGADGWIAHAQGFYMFSVEAKHVLSPPLREDVQVNKMVSVNQVFYTVDDIKRVTHSLSSGELPMFNTKETKRTSVDLSNNQNKFLNLEYYDGLTKIFQGEYCDFKTFKFQNLKELDGWQ is encoded by the coding sequence ATGAAAGAAATCTATACTTGTCCCAGTTGTGGCGCTGATATTGACTTCAAATGCTATTTTTCGATGTGCAATACTTGCTCTTCTTGCAAGTCTGTCGTCGTGAAACATGGTGTGAACCTGGAAACTTATGGGAAAACAAGTGAATTCCCACCAGATCTTTCTCCTCTGCAAATTGGAACAACCGGCATTTATAAAAATGACCATTTTGAAATCATTGGACGCCAACGCGTGCATTACGATAGAGGTTTTTGGGATGAGTGGTTTGTCGCCTTTGAAAATGGAGCTGATGGCTGGATCGCTCACGCTCAGGGCTTTTACATGTTCAGTGTTGAAGCTAAACATGTGCTCTCACCTCCCCTAAGAGAAGATGTCCAGGTCAATAAAATGGTCAGTGTTAACCAGGTTTTTTACACCGTTGATGATATTAAACGAGTGACTCACTCCTTATCATCTGGTGAATTGCCTATGTTCAACACAAAAGAAACAAAGCGCACTAGCGTTGATTTAAGCAATAATCAAAACAAATTTCTCAATCTTGAATATTACGATGGACTGACAAAAATCTTCCAGGGTGAGTATTGTGATTTTAAAACTTTCAAATTTCAAAATCTAAAGGAATTAGATGGCTGGCAATAG
- a CDS encoding FAD-dependent oxidoreductase, with amino-acid sequence MSLNLNESQSNPRRHFLKLSAFTAMAFAMPKKSEAVLKKLLPKSLMQMSPIQVLSADQFASLDFNGDNINRPHDILWNLDGYIKKKGGIPLPTEKRKVVIVGGGMSGLVAGWSLRDLNPLILEQDPNFGGNSKGETYGDATYSIGAAYVTIPDEGSDIEKFFKELGLMDELKHETSEETRFTYKKNLMGDFWKGVTDPKNAQDFIKVEAELRRIYDEAYPDIPWTTDSAISKEEYLYLDTITFEKWLEIKFGKVHPHIMEYFQLYCWSSFNGSIEELSALQVLNFVASEVDGILTLPGGNAAITQRMFEKLEEGTTANSLRAQAFVLKVDKKSNGSVWITYEDGLGVIKTVEAEACIVASPKFVAKLIVPGLPESQIKLMDDLNFRGYLVANAIFKKPFKSAGFDVYCFEGEMPEAPMAMKQSKRAFSDVCFGTWAQDDKTQNGVMTVYKSLPFDGARQFLFNPAAHDKHKGLISEELKNFSKTVGVNWNDLKGMRMTRWGHSIPVADKGLIESGYLEKMCKPFGGKIFFANQDNWANPAFECSFAAATEAAAEVRKIVG; translated from the coding sequence ATGTCATTGAATTTAAATGAGTCTCAAAGCAATCCTCGTCGCCATTTCTTAAAACTCTCTGCTTTTACGGCCATGGCCTTCGCTATGCCCAAAAAATCTGAAGCTGTTCTCAAAAAACTACTTCCCAAGAGTCTTATGCAAATGTCGCCTATTCAGGTGTTAAGCGCTGATCAGTTTGCGAGTCTTGATTTCAATGGCGACAATATTAATAGACCTCACGATATTTTATGGAACCTTGATGGTTACATTAAAAAGAAAGGAGGGATTCCTCTTCCGACTGAAAAAAGAAAAGTTGTTATTGTTGGTGGTGGGATGTCTGGCCTGGTTGCCGGATGGAGTCTTCGCGATTTAAATCCTCTTATCTTGGAACAAGACCCAAATTTTGGAGGAAACTCTAAAGGTGAGACATACGGCGATGCCACTTATTCGATTGGTGCCGCTTATGTCACGATTCCTGATGAAGGTTCAGACATTGAAAAGTTTTTTAAAGAATTAGGTTTAATGGATGAATTAAAACATGAGACATCAGAAGAGACCAGGTTCACTTATAAGAAAAACCTGATGGGGGATTTCTGGAAAGGTGTAACTGATCCAAAAAATGCACAAGACTTTATTAAGGTCGAAGCAGAGTTAAGAAGAATTTATGATGAAGCTTATCCAGATATCCCTTGGACAACTGACAGTGCTATTTCAAAAGAAGAGTATTTATACTTAGACACGATCACATTTGAGAAATGGTTGGAAATCAAATTTGGAAAAGTTCACCCGCACATCATGGAGTACTTCCAGCTTTATTGTTGGTCGTCTTTTAATGGTTCGATTGAAGAGTTATCAGCTCTTCAGGTTCTAAATTTTGTTGCTTCTGAAGTGGATGGCATTCTAACTCTTCCAGGTGGTAACGCCGCGATCACACAAAGAATGTTTGAAAAATTAGAAGAGGGGACAACTGCCAATTCTCTTCGTGCTCAGGCCTTTGTTTTAAAGGTTGATAAAAAATCTAATGGCTCAGTCTGGATCACTTATGAAGATGGTCTGGGAGTTATTAAGACAGTTGAAGCTGAAGCCTGTATTGTAGCTTCTCCAAAGTTTGTGGCTAAATTAATCGTTCCTGGTTTACCTGAATCTCAAATCAAATTGATGGATGATTTAAATTTCCGTGGTTACCTGGTGGCAAATGCTATTTTCAAGAAACCATTTAAATCCGCTGGTTTTGATGTCTATTGTTTTGAAGGCGAGATGCCGGAAGCCCCAATGGCCATGAAGCAATCAAAGCGTGCTTTTAGTGATGTTTGTTTCGGGACATGGGCCCAGGATGATAAAACTCAAAATGGCGTCATGACTGTTTACAAATCACTTCCATTCGATGGAGCGCGACAGTTCCTATTTAATCCGGCAGCTCACGATAAACATAAAGGTTTAATCTCAGAGGAGTTAAAAAACTTCTCTAAGACAGTCGGCGTAAACTGGAATGACTTAAAAGGGATGCGCATGACTCGTTGGGGACACTCAATTCCTGTGGCCGATAAAGGTCTGATCGAAAGTGGTTACCTTGAAAAGATGTGTAAGCCATTTGGTGGAAAGATCTTCTTTGCTAACCAGGACAACTGGGCCAACCCGGCGTTTGAATGTTCATTTGCAGCAGCGACTGAAGCCGCTGCTGAAGTTAGAAAGATTGTAGGTTAG
- a CDS encoding sensor histidine kinase: MYQEKKQYIEDQLSNDYVVKAQNSSIAFLLGALLYFFLHREHDKYQVYIIILLVGIVILSILRLYNANRYINKKVPLQDAVKIASFSAIFNGLLWSAVGIFSILSFDTVSVQIIITFIILISFSAGSLLTLSHRWPVLMIFNFSILCPQVFYAFYHRSGDGGSLWLLAYTAVNILYIFRQANVVQSELKMRFISEYDLKESLEAIALSKKTLEVESIKTFHASRLSSLGEMAGGVAHEINNPLTIIQGITKSIMVHDQLKIDDQTREKLGKIHAASQRIAKIVKGMKTISSKHDQIEHEELKVSKALELSLGLFEERLKNESVTFRYENSTDPTIRCNPQQISQIIINLLSNALDALLKNDSQSHNLDVLVIEDKANQAVDIRVINSGPLIDSEIETKIFEPFFSTKSLGKGTGLGLSISQTLAGNNGGYLSYEVYQGKVCFKLRLPTVTA; encoded by the coding sequence ATGTACCAAGAGAAAAAGCAATACATTGAAGATCAGTTGAGCAACGACTACGTCGTGAAGGCCCAAAATTCTTCTATCGCTTTTCTCCTCGGAGCCCTACTCTATTTTTTCTTGCACAGAGAGCATGATAAATACCAAGTTTATATCATTATCTTACTCGTTGGAATCGTCATCCTCTCTATTCTTAGACTCTACAATGCCAATCGCTATATCAATAAGAAAGTTCCTCTTCAGGATGCCGTTAAGATTGCCAGTTTCAGTGCTATTTTCAATGGACTTCTGTGGTCTGCCGTTGGCATTTTTTCTATTCTTTCATTTGATACTGTCAGCGTGCAGATCATCATCACATTTATTATTCTTATTAGTTTTAGTGCCGGCTCTCTCCTAACACTCTCTCACCGCTGGCCAGTTTTAATGATTTTTAACTTTTCTATCTTATGCCCTCAAGTTTTTTATGCTTTCTATCATCGCAGCGGAGACGGTGGCAGCCTTTGGCTTCTAGCCTACACTGCTGTTAACATCCTCTATATTTTTAGACAGGCCAATGTTGTTCAAAGCGAACTAAAAATGCGTTTTATATCTGAATACGATTTAAAAGAATCACTTGAAGCAATTGCTCTTAGTAAAAAAACGCTGGAAGTAGAAAGTATCAAGACCTTCCATGCTTCTCGTCTTTCTTCTCTCGGAGAAATGGCCGGAGGAGTGGCCCACGAAATCAACAATCCTCTGACAATTATTCAGGGAATCACTAAATCCATCATGGTTCATGACCAATTGAAAATTGATGACCAAACTCGTGAAAAGCTCGGCAAGATCCATGCTGCCAGCCAACGTATCGCTAAGATCGTAAAAGGAATGAAAACGATTTCAAGTAAGCATGATCAGATCGAACACGAAGAATTAAAAGTCAGTAAAGCACTGGAATTATCTCTGGGACTTTTTGAAGAGCGTTTAAAAAATGAAAGTGTTACATTTCGTTATGAGAATTCAACTGACCCAACAATCAGATGTAACCCTCAACAGATCTCACAGATTATTATTAACCTTTTAAGCAATGCCCTCGATGCTCTTTTGAAAAACGACAGCCAAAGCCATAACCTGGACGTTTTGGTGATTGAAGACAAGGCCAATCAAGCGGTTGACATCAGAGTTATTAACAGCGGACCTCTTATTGATTCTGAAATCGAAACAAAAATCTTTGAGCCTTTTTTCTCTACCAAGTCACTGGGAAAAGGAACCGGCCTTGGATTAAGTATCTCACAAACCCTCGCGGGAAATAATGGCGGGTATTTGAGTTATGAAGTGTATCAAGGTAAAGTATGCTTCAAACTTAGACTGCCAACAGTGACTGCTTAA
- a CDS encoding SPFH domain-containing protein yields MGIFDIFTKQFIDVIEWVDDAPGILSYRYPMQDREIQNGAKLTVRNTQLALFINEGKAADLFKPGLHTLTTNTLPILTTLRNWDKAFKSPFKSDVIFFSTKDQIDQRWGTSSPVIVNDVKYGTMRIRANGTYTYKIVKPEIFFSKLSGIQELYTTTDVENQLRSIIITSFASFLGNLQMSFIELAANQVELSQNLKKALAGHFANYGLSLESFFVQSISLPEEIQQYVDKASSMSVLGDLNKYANFQTAESITLAAKNEGGLAGVGASVGIGAAIGQSMQGMLNQNNSQNNTDSDPMELINKLHDMHTKGIITKEEFESKKAELLKRIK; encoded by the coding sequence ATGGGAATCTTTGATATTTTCACTAAGCAGTTTATTGATGTTATTGAATGGGTTGACGATGCTCCCGGTATTTTATCCTATCGTTATCCAATGCAAGATAGAGAAATTCAAAACGGTGCTAAGCTCACCGTTCGCAACACTCAGCTGGCCTTATTCATCAATGAAGGAAAAGCTGCCGACTTATTTAAACCAGGACTGCATACATTAACCACGAACACACTTCCCATTCTTACAACATTAAGAAACTGGGATAAAGCTTTTAAGTCCCCTTTTAAATCTGACGTCATTTTCTTTTCGACAAAAGATCAAATTGACCAAAGATGGGGAACATCTTCTCCTGTTATCGTCAATGATGTAAAATACGGAACGATGAGAATCAGGGCAAATGGGACTTATACATACAAAATTGTTAAGCCTGAGATTTTCTTCAGCAAGCTCAGCGGGATTCAAGAGCTTTACACAACAACTGATGTTGAAAATCAATTGAGGTCGATCATTATCACTTCATTTGCCAGCTTTCTTGGTAACTTGCAGATGAGTTTTATTGAACTGGCCGCTAATCAAGTCGAGTTATCGCAAAATTTAAAAAAAGCTTTAGCGGGACATTTTGCCAATTACGGGCTTTCACTAGAGAGCTTTTTTGTTCAAAGTATCAGCCTTCCAGAAGAAATTCAGCAGTATGTGGATAAAGCTTCTTCAATGAGTGTGCTTGGTGATTTAAATAAATACGCTAATTTTCAGACTGCCGAGAGTATTACTTTAGCCGCTAAAAATGAAGGTGGTCTAGCTGGTGTTGGGGCCAGTGTAGGTATTGGTGCGGCCATCGGTCAATCAATGCAGGGAATGTTGAATCAGAACAATTCACAAAATAATACAGATTCTGATCCAATGGAGCTGATCAATAAGCTGCATGATATGCACACCAAAGGCATTATCACGAAAGAAGAGTTTGAAAGTAAAAAAGCAGAACTGTTAAAAAGAATTAAATGA